One Edaphobacter lichenicola DNA window includes the following coding sequences:
- a CDS encoding DoxX family protein: MPPSTNVWICVAGVIVLVVGFVAARRELQAAEGLDKLVAVGGVLFAAPLAAFGVEHLVLGKVIIGAVPVLMPVRLFWVYFVGVALIAAAFSLALGIRVRLTATLLAIMFFLFVVMIHVPNAAAQMHDRIIWNVALRDLSFGAGALALAGYLGSGAEIRESGIREAGDGGENVAVWIGRVIVAVVLMVYGVELILFPQFAPGVPLGKLTPSWVPGPHVWAFLTGLVCIGGGVAILIRRYCRDGATVVGLVMTLLTVFLYLPILLMASGVPAVLEGANYVWDTLLFGGAVLLVAGARPKEAEVGERL, translated from the coding sequence GTGCCGCCGAGTACTAATGTCTGGATATGTGTTGCGGGAGTGATTGTTCTTGTTGTCGGGTTTGTTGCCGCTCGAAGAGAGTTGCAGGCGGCGGAGGGGCTGGACAAACTTGTTGCGGTTGGCGGGGTGCTGTTTGCGGCGCCGTTGGCGGCCTTTGGAGTGGAGCATCTGGTGCTCGGCAAGGTAATCATTGGGGCTGTTCCTGTGTTGATGCCGGTGCGGTTGTTCTGGGTGTACTTCGTTGGCGTTGCGTTGATCGCTGCGGCTTTTAGTCTGGCGCTTGGGATACGCGTTCGTTTGACCGCGACTCTGCTTGCGATCATGTTTTTTCTGTTTGTGGTGATGATCCATGTGCCGAATGCGGCGGCGCAGATGCACGACAGAATTATCTGGAATGTGGCGTTGCGAGATCTTAGTTTTGGTGCAGGAGCGCTGGCGCTTGCGGGGTATTTGGGGAGTGGGGCGGAGATTCGAGAGTCGGGGATTCGAGAGGCGGGGGATGGCGGTGAGAATGTAGCGGTGTGGATTGGGCGGGTGATTGTTGCTGTTGTGCTGATGGTGTATGGCGTGGAGCTGATACTGTTTCCGCAGTTTGCGCCGGGGGTGCCTTTGGGAAAGTTGACGCCGTCGTGGGTGCCGGGGCCTCATGTGTGGGCGTTTTTGACGGGGCTGGTTTGTATCGGGGGCGGGGTGGCGATATTGATTCGGAGATATTGCCGCGATGGGGCGACTGTAGTGGGCTTGGTGATGACTCTGCTTACGGTTTTTCTTTATCTGCCGATTCTGCTGATGGCGTCCGGGGTGCCGGCGGTGTTGGAAGGGGCGAACTACGTCTGGGATACGTTGCTGTTTGGAGGAGCGGTGTTGCTGGTGGCGGGAGCGAGACCAAAGGAAGCTGAGGTGGGCGAGAGGCTGTGA
- a CDS encoding HAD family hydrolase, which translates to MALVKAVLFDYGMVLSGEPDSTAWTRLLTITGLSEELLHREYWAHRHAYDRGDLNAQSFWHTVAAGAGIVITPTQLAQLIAADTDLWSTLNPPMLAWVDQLQRAGIRTGILSNMPDAMEAGLRARHAWIESFDHHTWSHAVNRAKPEPEIYQHAAEGLQTPPEHILFIDDKEENITAALAAGMQAIQYSSHAAFEREMKARGLDYLLQLERHTDSQNGKL; encoded by the coding sequence ATGGCACTCGTAAAAGCAGTCCTCTTCGACTACGGCATGGTCCTCTCCGGCGAACCGGACTCCACCGCCTGGACCCGCCTCCTCACCATCACCGGCCTCAGCGAAGAACTCCTCCACCGCGAGTACTGGGCTCACCGCCACGCCTACGACCGCGGCGACCTCAACGCCCAATCCTTCTGGCACACCGTCGCCGCAGGCGCTGGCATCGTCATCACGCCCACGCAGCTAGCCCAGCTCATCGCCGCCGACACCGACCTCTGGTCCACCCTCAACCCTCCCATGCTCGCCTGGGTCGACCAGCTCCAGCGCGCCGGCATCCGCACCGGCATCCTCTCCAACATGCCCGATGCCATGGAGGCAGGCCTCCGCGCCCGCCACGCGTGGATCGAATCCTTCGACCATCACACCTGGTCCCACGCCGTCAATCGAGCCAAGCCCGAGCCCGAGATCTATCAACACGCCGCCGAAGGTCTCCAAACACCTCCCGAACACATCCTCTTCATCGACGACAAGGAAGAAAACATCACCGCAGCGCTGGCCGCAGGCATGCAGGCCATCCAGTACTCCAGCCACGCCGCATTCGAGCGCGAGATGAAAGCCCGCGGCCTCGACTACCTCCTACAACTTGAGCGGCATACGGACTCCCAAAACGGGAAGCTATAG
- a CDS encoding choice-of-anchor D domain-containing protein — protein MKTPLSLRRVRAGLCGVIALFFIASLPLAPRIEAQTASPATGPQQLLFTGLLGSSNPNPANSHYAQFNAIQSDSAGNLYLLLDQGDGIRLLKTDSTATNVLAQTHLGSSGDIGLAMAADPSGNLYVAGTTTSGTLSTTSGAAFPSAADTSINSYIGKFDQNLNVLFVTYAGSPRTAASAIAATADAVFLTGSIFGSALPVTASGIIQSPASGSLQNGFVEKFNTTGTTLLYATYLSGQNGNTAPAAIAADATDNAYIAGYTTSTGYPTLSAIIPDLLSATSGFLTKLTPAGDGIVFSTFIPGPGISSLVIAPSPQDPTTQTLLLTGSIAPGQFPIATVSSPLVNTNYQTLLRLSLDGSTLLTSDLLAPGIQSSVVPAPSGAAWISATGSNPAWLLPLTPLSDIGNSYALRLTQQDTIDQTIRFGGLPITSGSFASAPVTLTGLTVDSTGQPTFAGSASPTASASLLATETYDLPLTNSPTPALPSTLRSATLPAGSCTNSSLCSGSAAWLAKLSTTSAPSLALSTDDSPNLTLRNLGSLAATNLQLTATNFTLATDCPTTLAPGAECSIALTSTSSNPGTVTAQASNATAQTVTLPAPTASPNPIVVSPKELDFGIQTATSPATTRTITISNLTQLPQTFYAGDATLQPVPPQYDLSVQSTDCPASTTPGDDVLPPGGVCHLTLALTAPATATGSFVTAYRIIGVDAVLLTAYTQPTDLNLSATEIDFGTQFGTPSGVGGTPSPRLPRYLYLSNNSANAVTHTPVTLQTPFTLIDRCPTTLNPHTVCQLEINYQSPVAPSADSTTLTLGSGTSAEGLTVLITGTTKPQPTGVGQSANPNLTLTPAAITFPNAVPVTTTSSSTQTVTIGNIGAVAFPLALTLTGDFTDATDCPATLAGNATCTVVLTFAPSQPGIRQGLLSVTAGSSSPAYVTLSGTGSAIVTAPNNTLAFGSVPVGQPAVQWHKITSSFTTLTATTSAPDFKAILVEDIGFGHGQPSTSAFVSSFTGTCANCWLGVQFTPSAPGSQTASVTLTSSGNPSSITLTGTGIALTGVLLSPTTQDFGTVPVNSASPPILFTVTNLTTSPVSLSTPTLTGDFALSNLPTGGSPCSGLLAPNASCFFNVVFAPTATGSRTGLLTVPASYGRITATLTGFASPDQGLSLNPTALIFNNVPGPTATQQNILLTNTGAATLQIGTPTNATTSFTSVNNCTTLAPAAVCTITVTFLPSNATVTDTLQIPVTSSTTGLATYTVPLSGAYTTESAGLQILPNQANYAATPTSTLGGTRQFTITNLTAKSLALNIALPRQFLLNGPACAALAPNASCNFNVTFLPLTNGDITGTLFAQGTPTDGSATLNGLGYVEGFGIGPATIKISGNIIPGQTVLDFGQVSSGQTATQTVTLTNTGATPLTIRRLTSQWPFLITSTLCGATLPPTVSCTATLTYTPLNQTTTPGPASPDSGTLIIESDALTGPDLLTLTGQAAPITVAAPSNAAPLVSYALSQSSLTFPATQVGDQSDVQTVTLANTGTTTIHIAGFRPTPDFTVQTNCIGALVPSASCVVNISFTPQASFPNTVSNRISALEITSDSSTALEFISLFGVANPSPLNFSPFTLNFGSVQVGTSATLPVQITNITTAPIAIQTISAIGPYTATGDCPTEGNTLAPSTSCTEQVTFTPTTTATIGGLLSIRSSASTLPIEYPLTGKGIQSHLQAVPSTLNFGSIALGASAAQTITLTNTGTAPITNLALTITGDYAISVPCASTLYPGIACQITVTFAPTALGSRTGSITATDPNTGLQNLNIPLTGNGVSSGAFTLTVNGGPSATLTIPSEHAADYTLQLTPQSGFTGTVILNCTPVNPGAWATCSLLPSSITLNGAAQNSIANLNTVAEYIPPTTAQNNTRSRNRAILCLLPIPLLFFRNAKARTKNRTLQEHPLTRLLLLAILFALPTLWISGCGRGGSDPNLRFTPPGTYQYQVTASSTTGVQLSQTVTLNLVVTAR, from the coding sequence ATGAAGACACCGCTCTCTCTCCGACGTGTACGTGCCGGTCTCTGCGGCGTCATCGCTCTCTTCTTTATCGCTTCCCTGCCACTGGCCCCCCGGATCGAAGCCCAGACCGCCTCACCAGCCACCGGCCCGCAGCAACTCCTCTTCACCGGCCTCCTCGGCTCCTCGAATCCCAATCCCGCAAACTCGCACTACGCCCAGTTCAATGCCATCCAATCCGACTCCGCCGGCAACCTCTACCTCCTGCTCGACCAGGGCGACGGTATCCGCCTCCTCAAAACAGATTCCACAGCGACCAACGTACTAGCCCAAACTCATCTCGGCTCAAGCGGCGACATCGGACTCGCCATGGCTGCCGATCCCTCCGGCAACCTCTACGTCGCCGGCACCACTACCTCGGGCACCCTCTCAACCACCTCCGGCGCAGCCTTTCCCAGCGCGGCGGACACGTCCATTAATTCGTACATCGGCAAATTCGATCAAAACTTGAATGTGCTCTTCGTCACCTACGCCGGAAGCCCCCGCACCGCAGCCTCCGCCATCGCCGCAACCGCCGACGCCGTCTTCCTCACCGGCAGCATCTTCGGCTCCGCGCTTCCCGTCACAGCTTCCGGCATCATTCAATCCCCCGCCTCCGGCTCGCTCCAAAACGGCTTCGTAGAAAAGTTCAACACCACCGGAACCACCCTCCTCTACGCCACCTACCTCAGCGGCCAAAACGGCAACACCGCCCCCGCCGCCATCGCAGCCGACGCCACCGACAACGCCTACATCGCCGGCTACACCACCTCCACCGGCTACCCCACCCTCTCGGCCATCATCCCCGACCTCCTCTCCGCCACCTCAGGCTTCCTCACCAAGCTCACCCCCGCAGGCGACGGCATCGTCTTCTCCACCTTCATCCCCGGCCCCGGCATCTCCTCGCTCGTCATCGCGCCTTCGCCGCAAGACCCCACCACCCAGACCCTCCTCCTCACCGGCTCCATCGCCCCCGGCCAGTTCCCCATCGCCACCGTCTCCTCCCCGCTGGTCAACACCAACTACCAGACTCTCCTCCGTCTCTCCCTCGACGGCAGCACCCTCCTCACCTCCGACCTCCTCGCCCCCGGCATCCAATCCTCCGTCGTACCCGCACCCTCTGGCGCAGCATGGATCTCCGCCACCGGCAGCAATCCCGCCTGGCTCCTCCCCCTCACCCCGCTCTCCGACATCGGCAACAGCTACGCCCTCCGTCTGACTCAGCAGGACACCATCGACCAGACCATCCGCTTCGGCGGCCTGCCCATCACCAGCGGCTCCTTCGCCAGCGCTCCAGTCACCCTCACCGGTCTCACCGTCGACTCCACCGGCCAGCCCACCTTCGCCGGCAGCGCCTCTCCCACCGCCAGCGCCAGCCTCCTCGCCACCGAAACCTACGATCTCCCCCTCACAAACTCCCCAACCCCGGCACTCCCCTCCACCCTCCGCTCCGCCACGCTCCCCGCAGGCTCCTGCACGAACAGCAGCCTCTGTTCCGGCTCCGCCGCCTGGCTCGCCAAACTAAGTACCACCAGCGCACCCAGTCTCGCCCTCTCCACCGACGACTCCCCCAACCTCACCCTCCGCAACCTCGGCAGCCTCGCCGCTACGAACCTCCAACTCACCGCCACCAACTTCACCCTCGCAACCGACTGCCCCACCACCCTCGCTCCTGGTGCGGAGTGCAGCATAGCCCTCACCAGCACCAGCAGCAATCCCGGCACCGTCACCGCGCAAGCCAGCAACGCCACCGCCCAAACGGTCACCCTCCCCGCACCAACCGCCTCACCAAACCCAATCGTCGTCTCTCCCAAAGAACTCGACTTCGGCATTCAAACCGCCACCAGTCCTGCAACCACACGAACCATCACCATCAGTAATCTCACCCAGCTCCCCCAGACCTTCTACGCAGGCGACGCCACCCTGCAACCCGTTCCCCCGCAGTACGACCTCAGCGTGCAATCCACTGACTGTCCGGCCTCCACCACTCCCGGCGACGATGTCCTTCCTCCAGGCGGAGTCTGTCACCTCACCCTTGCCCTAACCGCCCCGGCCACGGCGACCGGCAGCTTCGTCACGGCCTATCGCATCATCGGCGTCGACGCCGTTCTCCTCACCGCCTACACCCAACCCACCGACCTCAACCTCTCCGCTACCGAGATCGACTTCGGCACCCAGTTCGGCACGCCCTCCGGCGTCGGAGGCACCCCCAGCCCACGCCTCCCGCGCTACCTCTACCTCTCCAACAACTCCGCCAACGCCGTCACCCACACCCCCGTCACGCTGCAAACTCCCTTCACCCTCATTGACCGCTGCCCCACCACACTCAACCCCCACACCGTCTGTCAGCTCGAGATCAACTACCAATCCCCCGTCGCCCCCTCAGCCGACTCCACCACCCTCACCCTCGGCAGCGGTACATCAGCAGAGGGCCTCACCGTCCTCATCACCGGCACCACCAAACCCCAACCCACCGGCGTCGGCCAGTCCGCCAACCCCAACCTCACCCTCACCCCCGCCGCCATCACCTTCCCCAACGCCGTCCCCGTCACCACCACTTCCTCGAGCACCCAGACCGTCACCATCGGCAACATCGGCGCCGTTGCCTTCCCCCTCGCCCTCACCCTCACCGGCGACTTCACCGACGCCACCGACTGCCCTGCCACCCTCGCCGGCAACGCAACCTGCACCGTCGTCCTCACCTTCGCCCCCTCTCAACCCGGCATCCGCCAGGGCCTGCTCTCGGTCACCGCCGGAAGCTCCTCCCCCGCCTACGTCACCCTCAGCGGCACCGGCTCCGCCATCGTCACCGCCCCCAACAACACCCTCGCCTTCGGCAGCGTCCCCGTCGGCCAGCCCGCCGTTCAGTGGCACAAGATCACCTCCTCCTTCACCACCCTCACCGCCACCACCTCCGCACCCGACTTCAAAGCCATCCTCGTCGAAGACATCGGCTTCGGCCACGGCCAACCCTCCACCTCCGCCTTCGTCTCCTCCTTCACCGGCACCTGCGCCAACTGCTGGCTCGGAGTGCAGTTCACCCCCTCAGCCCCCGGCTCCCAGACCGCCTCCGTCACCCTCACCTCCTCCGGCAATCCCTCCTCCATCACCCTCACCGGCACCGGCATCGCCCTCACCGGCGTCCTCCTCAGCCCCACCACGCAGGACTTCGGCACCGTCCCCGTCAACAGCGCAAGCCCACCCATCCTCTTCACCGTCACCAACCTCACCACCAGCCCCGTCTCCCTCTCCACCCCCACCCTCACGGGCGACTTCGCACTCAGCAACCTCCCCACCGGCGGCTCCCCCTGCAGCGGCCTCCTCGCCCCCAACGCCTCCTGCTTCTTCAACGTCGTCTTCGCTCCCACCGCCACCGGCAGTCGCACCGGCCTCCTCACCGTGCCTGCCTCCTACGGCCGCATCACAGCCACCCTCACCGGCTTCGCCTCGCCCGACCAAGGCCTCTCACTCAACCCTACAGCCCTCATCTTCAACAACGTCCCCGGCCCCACCGCCACCCAACAAAACATCCTCCTCACCAACACCGGCGCCGCCACCCTCCAGATCGGCACCCCCACCAACGCCACCACCAGCTTCACCTCCGTCAACAACTGCACCACCCTCGCCCCCGCCGCCGTCTGCACCATCACCGTCACCTTCCTCCCCTCCAACGCCACCGTCACCGACACCCTCCAGATCCCCGTCACCAGCTCCACCACCGGCCTCGCCACCTACACCGTCCCGCTCTCCGGCGCCTACACCACCGAGAGCGCCGGCCTCCAGATCCTCCCCAACCAGGCCAACTACGCAGCCACCCCCACCAGCACCCTCGGCGGAACCCGCCAGTTCACCATCACCAACCTCACCGCCAAATCCCTTGCCCTCAACATCGCCCTCCCCCGCCAGTTCCTCCTCAACGGCCCCGCCTGCGCCGCCCTCGCCCCCAACGCCTCCTGCAACTTCAACGTCACCTTCCTCCCCCTCACCAACGGCGACATCACCGGCACCCTCTTCGCCCAGGGCACCCCAACCGACGGCTCCGCCACCCTCAACGGCCTCGGCTACGTCGAAGGCTTCGGCATCGGCCCCGCCACCATCAAAATCTCTGGCAACATCATCCCCGGCCAAACCGTCCTCGACTTCGGCCAGGTCTCCTCCGGCCAGACCGCCACCCAGACCGTCACCCTCACCAACACCGGAGCCACCCCACTCACCATCCGCCGCCTCACCAGCCAGTGGCCGTTCCTCATCACCTCCACGCTCTGCGGCGCCACCCTGCCTCCCACCGTAAGCTGCACCGCCACCCTCACCTACACCCCCCTCAACCAGACCACCACCCCCGGCCCCGCCTCACCAGACTCCGGCACCCTCATCATCGAAAGCGACGCCCTCACCGGCCCCGACCTCCTCACCCTCACCGGCCAGGCCGCCCCCATCACCGTAGCCGCGCCGAGCAACGCCGCTCCCCTCGTCTCCTACGCCCTCTCGCAAAGCTCCCTCACCTTCCCCGCCACCCAGGTCGGCGACCAGAGCGACGTCCAGACCGTCACCCTGGCCAACACCGGCACCACCACCATCCACATCGCCGGCTTCCGTCCCACGCCCGACTTCACCGTCCAGACCAACTGCATCGGCGCCCTCGTCCCCTCCGCCAGCTGTGTCGTCAACATCAGCTTCACCCCTCAGGCAAGCTTCCCCAACACCGTCTCCAACCGCATCTCCGCCCTCGAGATCACCTCCGACTCCAGCACCGCACTCGAATTCATCTCCCTCTTCGGCGTCGCCAACCCCTCCCCCCTCAACTTCTCTCCCTTCACCCTCAACTTCGGCAGCGTCCAGGTCGGCACCTCCGCCACCCTCCCCGTCCAGATCACCAACATCACCACCGCCCCCATCGCCATCCAGACCATCTCCGCCATCGGCCCCTACACCGCCACCGGCGACTGCCCCACCGAAGGCAACACCCTCGCCCCCTCCACCAGCTGCACCGAGCAGGTCACCTTCACCCCCACCACCACCGCGACCATCGGCGGCCTGCTTTCCATCCGCTCCTCCGCCTCGACCCTGCCCATCGAATACCCCCTCACCGGAAAGGGCATCCAGTCCCACCTCCAGGCCGTCCCCTCCACCCTCAACTTCGGCAGCATCGCCCTCGGAGCCTCCGCCGCCCAGACCATCACCCTCACCAATACCGGCACCGCCCCCATCACCAACCTCGCCCTCACCATCACCGGCGACTACGCCATCTCCGTCCCCTGCGCCTCCACGCTCTACCCCGGCATCGCCTGCCAGATCACCGTCACCTTCGCCCCGACCGCCCTCGGCTCCCGCACCGGCTCCATCACCGCAACTGACCCCAACACCGGCCTCCAGAACCTCAACATCCCCCTTACCGGCAACGGAGTCTCCAGCGGCGCCTTCACCCTCACCGTCAACGGAGGCCCCTCCGCCACCCTCACCATCCCCAGCGAGCACGCCGCCGACTACACCCTCCAGCTCACCCCCCAATCCGGCTTCACCGGCACCGTCATCCTCAACTGCACCCCCGTCAACCCCGGCGCCTGGGCCACCTGCTCGCTCCTCCCCTCCAGCATCACCCTCAACGGAGCCGCCCAAAACTCCATCGCCAACCTCAACACCGTAGCCGAGTACATCCCGCCCACCACCGCGCAAAACAACACCCGCAGCCGCAACCGCGCCATCCTCTGCCTCCTACCCATACCCCTCCTCTTCTTCCGGAACGCCAAAGCCCGCACAAAAAACCGCACCCTGCAAGAGCACCCCCTCACCCGCCTGCTCCTGCTGGCGATCCTCTTCGCCCTACCCACCCTCTGGATCTCCGGCTGCGGCCGCGGCGGCAGCGACCCCAACCTCCGCTTCACCCCACCCGGCACCTACCAATATCAAGTCACCGCCAGCTCCACCACTGGCGTTCAACTAAGCCAGACCGTCACCCTCAACCTAGTCGTCACCGCCCGCTAA
- a CDS encoding response regulator, with protein MMAPAKLLLVDDDETIRYTLGIILRKHGFEVTVASTVNEALKHIGSEVFDVLLSDLHMPGAGDGLTVVSAMRHANPKAVTILLSSFPHMDAAAQAILLQTDEILVKPMDVNMLVDAIKQRLAVGPTRTRLVESVATILERSTDSTISDWYELVEKEESLTAIPMTFQLRSGHLPQVFQDLVLRLRSSTILGTKELHSTSAAQHGTARRQQGYTAAMMVEESRILQVSVFNTLQKNLANIDFSVVLIGVMTIADEIDSQLGQAMKSYLAESIVDALPA; from the coding sequence ATGATGGCACCCGCGAAGCTCTTATTAGTCGACGACGACGAGACAATACGCTATACCCTCGGCATCATTCTCAGAAAACATGGCTTTGAAGTAACCGTCGCTTCAACGGTCAATGAAGCTCTCAAGCACATCGGCTCTGAGGTCTTCGACGTCCTCCTCAGCGACCTTCACATGCCTGGTGCAGGAGACGGCCTCACCGTCGTCAGCGCCATGCGTCATGCCAACCCAAAAGCCGTCACCATACTGCTGAGTTCGTTTCCTCATATGGACGCCGCGGCTCAGGCGATTCTGCTGCAGACTGATGAAATTCTCGTCAAGCCAATGGACGTCAACATGCTGGTAGATGCCATCAAACAGCGACTCGCCGTCGGTCCGACTCGCACCCGCCTGGTCGAAAGTGTCGCCACCATCCTCGAACGTTCCACCGACAGCACCATCAGCGATTGGTACGAACTCGTCGAAAAAGAAGAGTCGTTGACGGCAATTCCAATGACGTTCCAACTACGCTCCGGTCATCTCCCTCAGGTTTTTCAGGATCTCGTCCTGCGTCTCCGTTCGTCAACGATCCTTGGCACGAAAGAACTCCACTCGACATCAGCCGCACAGCACGGCACCGCTCGCCGCCAACAGGGCTATACCGCTGCAATGATGGTCGAGGAGTCGCGCATCCTCCAGGTCAGCGTCTTCAACACGCTCCAGAAAAACCTCGCAAACATTGACTTCAGCGTAGTGCTGATCGGAGTCATGACCATCGCCGACGAGATCGATTCACAACTAGGTCAGGCGATGAAGAGCTATCTAGCTGAATCAATCGTCGACGCGCTTCCGGCATAG
- a CDS encoding GAF domain-containing protein: MSALGSTAADTGLEVVDLFEDTSFAGRRLHERDVAMQMEGMRRLAHAFVERPDTILQELVNAAVEMCGADSSGISIEREKKTDEEFYEWVATAGEYAGFLNATLPRSPSACGTCLERGRPQLFRVAQRFFDLMGIEAPTVTDGILLPWEVEETRGTIWIMAHGRDEAFDGNDLRMMQVLANFAAMGVRQQRQQKLLMEQTIHAAAAGMANELAHRINNPLQSITNLVYLAGAGGAPGDAKTLAEDLAEPVQRLSALAAKLLSLPTAANRPK, from the coding sequence ATGAGCGCGCTTGGTTCGACGGCAGCGGACACGGGTCTGGAGGTAGTCGACCTCTTCGAGGACACTTCGTTTGCGGGCAGACGGCTGCATGAGCGCGATGTCGCGATGCAGATGGAGGGGATGAGGCGGCTGGCGCATGCGTTCGTGGAGCGCCCTGACACGATTCTGCAGGAGCTGGTGAATGCGGCGGTGGAGATGTGCGGGGCCGACAGCTCGGGAATCAGCATCGAGCGGGAGAAGAAGACCGACGAGGAGTTCTATGAGTGGGTTGCGACGGCGGGGGAGTATGCGGGTTTTCTGAATGCGACGCTGCCACGTAGTCCAAGTGCGTGTGGGACGTGCCTGGAGCGTGGGCGGCCGCAACTGTTTCGCGTGGCGCAGCGGTTCTTCGACCTGATGGGGATTGAAGCACCTACTGTGACCGATGGCATTCTGCTGCCGTGGGAGGTGGAGGAGACGCGCGGAACGATCTGGATCATGGCTCATGGGCGCGACGAGGCGTTTGATGGGAACGATCTTCGCATGATGCAGGTGCTGGCGAACTTCGCTGCGATGGGGGTGAGACAGCAGCGGCAGCAGAAGCTGCTGATGGAGCAGACCATCCATGCCGCGGCTGCGGGAATGGCTAATGAGCTTGCTCATCGGATCAACAATCCGTTGCAGAGCATTACTAATCTTGTGTACCTGGCGGGTGCCGGCGGGGCGCCCGGAGATGCGAAGACGCTGGCGGAGGATCTGGCAGAGCCGGTTCAGCGGCTGTCGGCGCTGGCGGCGAAGTTGCTTTCGTTGCCCACGGCGGCGAATCGTCCGAAGTGA
- a CDS encoding DUF4440 domain-containing protein → MKRGLIASLVLAVFVCPVARGVDIAKITEVELVQRTQELYDAVGPGNQAPWKMYLADDAMFFDEKGRAMDKPALLEDLQPLPAGYSGTIRVVHPKSRFAANVAVLSYDCDEVETVFGRELHARYHSTDTWLYRNQAWQIVASQTLRYYEDPAVGAVAEAMLNDYVGAYELAPGNVATVTRQGGELYAQRNSGKPYQLLPESPDMFFRAGEEGRRLFHRDASGHVDMMIDRRNNEDLLWKKIR, encoded by the coding sequence ATGAAACGAGGTTTGATTGCTTCGTTGGTCTTGGCCGTCTTCGTGTGCCCGGTGGCACGTGGAGTGGATATAGCGAAGATTACAGAAGTGGAACTAGTTCAGCGAACGCAGGAACTATACGATGCGGTTGGGCCTGGGAATCAGGCGCCATGGAAGATGTATTTGGCGGACGATGCGATGTTCTTCGACGAGAAGGGCAGAGCGATGGATAAGCCGGCGCTGCTGGAAGATCTGCAGCCGTTGCCTGCGGGTTATAGCGGAACGATTCGGGTGGTGCATCCGAAGTCGCGGTTTGCGGCGAATGTTGCGGTGCTGAGTTACGACTGCGACGAGGTGGAGACGGTGTTTGGGCGGGAGCTGCATGCTCGCTATCACTCGACGGATACGTGGTTGTATCGGAATCAGGCGTGGCAGATTGTTGCGAGCCAGACGTTGCGGTACTACGAAGACCCGGCTGTAGGAGCGGTTGCGGAGGCGATGCTGAACGACTATGTGGGTGCGTATGAGTTGGCTCCTGGAAATGTGGCCACAGTGACGCGGCAGGGTGGTGAGCTGTATGCGCAGCGTAACTCGGGAAAACCTTATCAACTTTTGCCCGAGTCTCCGGATATGTTTTTTCGCGCGGGAGAGGAGGGGCGGCGGCTATTTCATCGGGATGCTTCGGGGCATGTGGACATGATGATCGATCGCAGGAATAACGAAGATTTGCTTTGGAAGAAGATTCGATAG